In a single window of the Nocardioides sp. L-11A genome:
- a CDS encoding indolepyruvate ferredoxin oxidoreductase family protein produces MGASTRRHVALADRYERRSGELHLSGLQALVRIPLDQHRIDTAAGRATRTLVAGYEGSPLAGYDLEMARRSTLMEAAGVVLRPSVNEELAADAVLGSQLASASPDRTADGVVGIWYGKAPGLDRATDALRHGNLAGADPDGGVLVLVGDDSIAKSSTVPSASEVAMAEIGMPVLVPADPQDILDLGLHGIAMSRFCGLWTGLKLATNVVDGAATVRLGEAPFQPVVPSREIDGTEFVHEVSAHFLQPQLGRLERSLMNERVELARRYAAANGLDVISGDPDARVGIVAAGATYLDVCQALTLLGLDPSNLAGTGIRLLKLRMISPLEPGIVERFRHGLDEIVVVEEKRSCIEAALKDLLYGRVDAPRICGRRTPDGRELFRTHADLPPALIAGALAPRLPGDRRLPADGSPAGGRPLLPVASRTPYFCSGCPHNRSTQVPPGTLVGMGIGCSALAALMPEERVGTAIGFTQMGGEGASWIGMAPFVRQEHLIQNVGDGTFHHSASLAIRAAIASGVRMTYKILYNDAVAMTGGQEAVGVMSVPDLVRSLAAEGVARTVVTTDDPAKYRRSRLPRDVEVVHRDRLVAVQEELAGVDGVTVIVNDQECATELRRKRKRGRVPEATTRVMINERVCEGCGDCGVKSNCLSVQPVETEFGRKTRIHQASCNTDLSCLDGDCPSFIGVRPGSAGGRPAPAPGSSGDLAAESLPDPQVRVGVSRFNLRITGMGGTGVVTIAQVIATAASIEGLYVRGLDQMGMAQKGGAVVSDVRLGLTPFQGANKVDPGQCDLYLGCDLLVAADDTHLEAAAVDRSIAVLSTSRVPTGRMVSDPSSAFPEIGATVERVLSRTRREHAVVVDAREAALALLGDDQYANVFLVGAAVQAGALPISPATMEQALTLNDVAVARNLQAFRWGRRYVADPDGVRAAMTARARTPEREPLMPPDDPGDDDLERLLDARARDLTAYQGKAYAARYRHDVERVARAERDAFGTTGRLAYSYARQLYKLMAYKDEYEVARLSLDPELAQQVRETFGADARFTYRLHPPILRALGVRRKIAVGPWFRVVFRVLYAFRGLRGTRFDPFGRGEVRRVERELPELYRDLVERAVVQLRGPTADVVQELVDLPDGIRGYEQIKLDSVAGFRSSAAALERQLDLMAGR; encoded by the coding sequence ATGGGCGCCTCCACCCGCCGGCATGTCGCCCTGGCCGACCGCTACGAGCGGCGATCGGGCGAGCTCCATCTGTCGGGCCTGCAGGCACTGGTCCGGATCCCTCTCGACCAGCACCGCATCGACACCGCCGCAGGTCGCGCGACGCGGACCCTGGTCGCCGGCTACGAGGGCTCGCCTCTGGCCGGCTACGACCTCGAGATGGCCCGACGCTCCACCCTGATGGAGGCGGCGGGCGTCGTCCTGCGGCCCTCGGTCAACGAGGAGCTCGCGGCCGACGCGGTCCTGGGCTCCCAGCTGGCCTCGGCCTCGCCCGACCGGACCGCGGACGGCGTCGTGGGGATCTGGTACGGGAAGGCGCCCGGTCTGGATCGGGCCACCGACGCGCTGCGCCACGGGAATCTCGCGGGTGCCGATCCCGACGGTGGTGTGCTGGTCCTCGTCGGTGACGACTCGATCGCGAAGTCGTCGACCGTGCCCAGCGCCTCCGAGGTCGCCATGGCGGAGATCGGGATGCCCGTGCTGGTTCCCGCCGACCCGCAGGACATCTTGGACCTGGGTCTGCACGGGATCGCGATGTCGCGGTTCTGCGGCCTGTGGACCGGTCTGAAGCTCGCTACCAATGTCGTCGACGGGGCCGCCACGGTCCGGCTGGGCGAGGCTCCGTTCCAGCCGGTGGTCCCGAGCCGGGAGATCGACGGCACGGAGTTCGTCCACGAGGTGTCCGCGCATTTCCTGCAGCCGCAGCTGGGCCGGCTGGAACGGTCACTGATGAACGAACGGGTCGAGCTCGCCCGCCGCTACGCGGCGGCCAACGGACTCGACGTGATCTCCGGCGATCCCGACGCGCGGGTGGGCATCGTCGCCGCCGGGGCGACCTACCTGGACGTGTGCCAGGCCCTGACCCTCCTCGGCCTGGACCCCTCGAACCTCGCAGGTACCGGAATCCGTCTGCTCAAGCTGCGCATGATCTCCCCGCTGGAGCCGGGGATCGTGGAGCGGTTCCGCCACGGGCTCGACGAGATCGTGGTCGTCGAGGAGAAGCGCTCCTGCATCGAGGCGGCCCTCAAGGACCTCCTGTACGGCCGTGTAGATGCTCCGCGGATCTGTGGCCGCCGAACCCCTGACGGCAGGGAGCTGTTCCGCACCCATGCTGATCTGCCACCCGCACTGATCGCGGGGGCTCTGGCACCACGGCTGCCCGGCGACCGCCGGCTGCCGGCGGATGGCAGCCCCGCGGGCGGCCGTCCGCTGCTGCCGGTGGCCAGCCGCACGCCGTACTTCTGCTCGGGATGTCCGCACAACCGCTCGACCCAGGTGCCCCCGGGCACGCTGGTGGGGATGGGGATCGGCTGCTCGGCCCTGGCCGCGCTGATGCCCGAGGAGCGGGTCGGCACCGCCATCGGCTTCACCCAGATGGGTGGCGAGGGCGCGAGCTGGATCGGGATGGCTCCCTTCGTGCGACAGGAGCACCTGATCCAGAACGTCGGCGACGGCACCTTCCACCACTCCGCCAGTCTGGCGATCCGTGCCGCGATCGCCTCCGGCGTGCGGATGACCTACAAGATCCTCTACAACGACGCGGTGGCCATGACCGGCGGCCAGGAGGCCGTCGGCGTGATGTCGGTCCCGGACCTGGTGCGCTCGCTGGCCGCCGAGGGCGTCGCCAGGACGGTCGTCACCACCGACGATCCCGCGAAGTACCGGCGCAGCCGCCTGCCGCGCGACGTCGAGGTCGTGCACCGGGACAGGTTGGTCGCTGTGCAGGAGGAGCTGGCCGGCGTCGACGGCGTCACCGTGATCGTGAACGACCAGGAGTGCGCGACCGAGCTCCGCCGCAAGCGGAAGCGCGGCCGCGTCCCCGAAGCGACGACGCGGGTCATGATCAACGAGCGGGTGTGCGAGGGCTGCGGCGACTGCGGGGTCAAGTCGAACTGCCTGTCGGTCCAGCCGGTCGAGACGGAGTTCGGCCGCAAGACCCGGATCCATCAGGCCTCGTGCAACACCGACCTCTCCTGCCTCGACGGGGACTGCCCGTCCTTCATCGGCGTCAGACCGGGCTCCGCCGGCGGACGTCCGGCACCGGCTCCGGGCTCCTCCGGCGACCTCGCGGCGGAGTCCCTCCCGGACCCGCAGGTGCGCGTCGGGGTGAGCCGGTTCAACCTGCGTATCACCGGGATGGGCGGCACGGGCGTCGTCACCATCGCCCAGGTCATCGCCACCGCCGCGTCCATCGAAGGCCTGTACGTGCGCGGCCTCGACCAGATGGGCATGGCGCAGAAGGGCGGTGCCGTCGTCTCCGACGTCCGTCTCGGGCTGACGCCCTTCCAGGGTGCCAACAAGGTGGATCCCGGGCAGTGCGACCTCTATCTGGGCTGCGACCTGCTGGTCGCGGCTGACGACACCCACCTCGAGGCGGCCGCCGTGGACCGTTCCATCGCGGTGCTCTCGACGTCGCGGGTGCCGACGGGGCGCATGGTGAGCGATCCGAGCTCGGCCTTCCCCGAGATCGGCGCCACGGTGGAGCGCGTGCTGAGCCGGACCCGCCGCGAGCACGCCGTTGTGGTCGATGCCCGGGAGGCGGCGCTCGCGCTGCTCGGAGACGACCAGTATGCGAACGTCTTCCTCGTCGGAGCGGCGGTGCAGGCCGGCGCGCTGCCGATCAGCCCGGCCACCATGGAGCAGGCCCTCACCCTGAACGACGTCGCGGTCGCGCGCAACCTGCAGGCGTTCCGATGGGGGCGGCGCTATGTCGCCGATCCGGACGGCGTTCGCGCGGCGATGACCGCCAGGGCGAGGACCCCGGAGCGGGAGCCGCTGATGCCACCCGACGATCCGGGTGACGACGACCTGGAGCGCCTGCTCGACGCGCGGGCGCGGGACCTGACGGCCTACCAGGGCAAGGCGTACGCCGCCCGCTACCGCCACGACGTCGAGAGGGTCGCGCGAGCGGAGCGGGACGCCTTCGGCACCACCGGGCGGCTCGCCTACTCCTACGCCCGTCAGCTGTACAAGCTGATGGCCTACAAGGACGAGTACGAGGTCGCCCGGCTCTCCCTCGACCCCGAGCTCGCCCAGCAGGTCCGGGAGACGTTCGGTGCGGACGCACGCTTCACCTACCGCCTGCATCCGCCGATCCTGCGGGCCCTCGGCGTACGGCGCAAGATCGCGGTGGGGCCGTGGTTCCGCGTCGTCTTCCGGGTGCTGTACGCGTTCCGGGGCCTGCGGGGGACCCGCTTCGATCCGTTCGGACGCGGCGAGGTGCGACGGGTCGAACGGGAGCTTCCCGAGCTCTATCGTGACCTGGTGGAGCGGGCCGTGGTCCAGTTGCGAGGCCCGACGGCGGACGTCGTCCAGGAGCTCGTGGACCTGCCCGACGGCATCCGTGGCTACGAGCAGATCAAGCTGGACAGCGTCGCCGGCTTCCGGTCCTCCGCGGCGGCGCTCGAACGACAGCTCGACCTGATGGCTGGCCGCTGA
- a CDS encoding aldolase/citrate lyase family protein has translation MARTPRSRQLGLLTSSVDPVLIDSVAQAGLDFLWLDAENTGLTPVQVGEVVGRLSGSATRTAVRVQNQEPDMLLTYANMGVDEIVVPRVRTLREIQQACAWLSYPPAGRRPRQVTPGTAWGTSYEREPAVSIIVETMDVVRSLEQIAAAQCVTTFWLGPKDLRDDYEQEGGGPGGFDEVLHEVITTLAGLGVEFGWGVPDPSDVASVWRSGATCCALYWDVHLARHLSRSARTVLTADPLPSPVPLPDGGLAGGA, from the coding sequence ATGGCTAGGACGCCGAGGTCGCGCCAACTGGGCCTGCTCACCTCCTCGGTCGACCCGGTGCTGATCGACTCCGTCGCGCAGGCCGGCCTGGACTTCCTGTGGCTGGACGCGGAGAACACGGGACTCACGCCGGTCCAGGTCGGCGAGGTGGTCGGTCGACTCTCGGGCAGCGCGACGCGAACGGCGGTCCGTGTCCAGAACCAGGAGCCGGACATGCTGTTGACCTACGCCAACATGGGCGTGGACGAGATCGTCGTCCCCCGGGTGCGGACGTTGCGGGAGATCCAGCAGGCGTGCGCCTGGCTCAGCTATCCGCCCGCTGGGCGGAGGCCGCGCCAGGTGACACCCGGAACCGCCTGGGGCACCTCGTACGAGCGCGAGCCCGCGGTCAGCATCATCGTCGAGACCATGGACGTGGTGCGGTCCCTCGAGCAGATCGCCGCGGCGCAGTGCGTGACGACCTTCTGGCTCGGCCCCAAGGACCTGCGCGACGACTATGAACAGGAGGGCGGCGGGCCCGGCGGATTCGACGAGGTGCTGCACGAGGTGATCACCACGTTGGCCGGGCTCGGAGTCGAGTTCGGCTGGGGCGTTCCCGATCCCTCCGACGTCGCCTCCGTCTGGCGGTCGGGAGCCACGTGCTGTGCCCTGTACTGGGACGTCCATCTCGCCCGTCATCTGAGCAGGTCGGCCAGGACCGTGCTGACCGCTGATCCGCTGCCGTCCCCCGTCCCCCTGCCGGACGGCGGCCTGGCGGGTGGGGCGTAG
- a CDS encoding FAD-dependent oxidoreductase produces the protein MSQSPDVVVVGAGAVGTSCAYHLAAAGLKVMVVEQDRVAAGSSTCATGAMYSISADFDDAEYLRWGVRGHHSTKAIVPVLEDLSGVRTGYQCRPAMRLAIDDEEERQVRADLEWQSEVMSVRWLDPDDVRAIEPSITRDVRGAAFEPEALQVPADRLSHAFMRSAERFGAALFPTTITGLARRGDRVVGVTHKQGTIACDNVVLAMGASAALASEWTGYTVPVRPLRGERLMLRWPSQPLQAILSTPRRGHLISRVDGFLSIGSTGGRDFDDRENWIVDQNEAVADPHPPPSPEAREELLRQATEVLPTVKFATVGQHITGIRPLSRDTRPLVGAVPGLRGAYLATGHTHRGIHLAAATGELVRDLLVHGGSLQPSCDPALFDPARFL, from the coding sequence ATGAGCCAGAGTCCGGACGTCGTGGTGGTCGGTGCGGGGGCGGTGGGCACCTCGTGCGCCTATCACCTCGCGGCAGCCGGCCTGAAGGTGATGGTGGTCGAGCAGGATCGGGTGGCCGCGGGCTCATCGACCTGCGCGACGGGTGCGATGTACTCGATCTCGGCCGACTTCGACGACGCGGAGTACCTGCGTTGGGGGGTGCGCGGCCACCACTCGACCAAGGCGATCGTGCCGGTGCTGGAGGATCTCTCCGGCGTCCGGACCGGCTACCAGTGCCGCCCGGCGATGCGCCTGGCCATCGACGACGAGGAGGAGCGCCAGGTGCGGGCCGACCTCGAGTGGCAGTCCGAGGTGATGAGCGTGCGCTGGCTCGATCCCGACGACGTACGGGCGATCGAGCCGTCGATCACCCGCGATGTGCGCGGCGCAGCGTTCGAGCCCGAGGCCCTCCAGGTGCCGGCCGACCGACTGTCCCACGCGTTCATGCGCTCCGCCGAGCGATTCGGCGCCGCCTTGTTCCCGACGACGATCACCGGTCTGGCCCGACGTGGCGACCGGGTCGTGGGCGTGACCCACAAGCAGGGCACGATCGCCTGCGACAACGTGGTGCTCGCGATGGGCGCCTCCGCCGCGCTGGCCTCGGAGTGGACCGGCTACACGGTCCCGGTGCGTCCCCTGCGCGGGGAGCGCCTGATGCTGCGCTGGCCCTCGCAGCCGTTGCAGGCGATCTTGTCGACTCCCCGCCGGGGACACCTGATCAGCCGGGTCGACGGGTTCCTCAGCATCGGCAGCACCGGTGGCCGCGATTTCGACGATCGCGAGAACTGGATCGTCGACCAGAACGAGGCGGTGGCCGACCCGCATCCGCCGCCGAGCCCGGAGGCGCGCGAGGAGCTGTTGCGCCAGGCCACCGAGGTGCTGCCGACGGTCAAGTTCGCAACCGTCGGCCAGCACATCACCGGCATCCGTCCGCTCTCGCGTGACACCCGGCCCCTGGTCGGAGCGGTGCCCGGCCTGCGCGGCGCCTACCTCGCGACCGGTCACACCCATCGCGGGATCCACCTCGCGGCGGCCACCGGCGAGCTGGTGCGTGACCTGCTCGTGCACGGCGGGTCCCTGCAGCCGAGCTGCGACCCGGCCCTCTTCGACCCGGCCCGTTTCCTGTGA
- a CDS encoding aldehyde dehydrogenase, protein MSRDRPALRAARHTPGAGSMPRYEHYIAGCWTPPEQGEYLASTDPSTAEPWYEFARGREGDAQRAVRAAHDAFHAPAWRELSQARRGALLRRLATLVAEHAEYLAGIETCDNGKLLAEMRGQLTGLPEHLHYYAGLATQVSGETIPGPHPAVLNYTLREPLGVVVAITPWNSPLLLTVSKVGPALAAGNTVVVKPSEHTSASVLELALLVEEAGFPPGVFNVVTGLGAEAGRAVAEDARVAKVSFTGGTSTGAGLARSCAGRFVRTTLELGGKSPHLVFPDADLDQAATGIVAGVFAAAGQSCVAGSRVLVARALHDELAHRVAEQARAIRVGDPLEATTQVGPLATEQQRARVEEYVALGIAEGARVLTGGGRASVPGLPGYFVEPTIFVGGDNAMRLCQEEIFGPVVAFLPFDSEETAVALANSSRYGLAAGVWTAELSRAHRVAARLDAGTVWINSYRSTSPMSPRSGFKDSGMGIEHSRHVMAEYTRLKSVWVETRAGHVDDPFILRT, encoded by the coding sequence GTGAGCCGGGACCGGCCGGCCCTGCGGGCCGCTCGCCACACGCCCGGCGCCGGGTCGATGCCGCGCTATGAGCACTACATCGCGGGATGCTGGACGCCGCCGGAGCAGGGTGAGTACCTGGCGAGCACCGATCCGAGCACAGCCGAGCCGTGGTACGAGTTCGCGCGGGGCCGCGAGGGTGACGCGCAACGTGCGGTGCGGGCCGCCCATGACGCCTTCCACGCGCCGGCGTGGCGTGAGCTGTCCCAGGCGCGACGCGGCGCGTTGCTGCGCCGCCTCGCGACGCTCGTCGCCGAGCATGCCGAGTACCTGGCCGGCATCGAGACCTGTGACAACGGCAAGCTGCTCGCGGAGATGCGGGGACAGCTGACGGGCCTTCCCGAGCACCTCCACTACTACGCCGGTCTGGCGACCCAGGTGAGCGGGGAGACGATCCCTGGTCCGCACCCGGCGGTGCTCAACTACACGCTGCGCGAGCCGCTCGGTGTCGTGGTGGCCATCACGCCGTGGAACTCGCCCCTGCTCCTGACCGTGAGCAAGGTCGGCCCGGCGCTGGCGGCCGGCAACACGGTGGTGGTGAAGCCGTCGGAGCACACGTCCGCCTCGGTGCTGGAGCTCGCGCTGCTGGTCGAGGAGGCTGGATTCCCTCCGGGCGTGTTCAACGTCGTCACCGGGTTGGGGGCGGAGGCGGGCCGGGCGGTGGCGGAGGACGCCCGGGTGGCCAAGGTCAGCTTCACGGGCGGCACGAGCACGGGTGCCGGACTGGCCCGGAGCTGTGCGGGCCGGTTCGTGCGCACCACGCTCGAGCTCGGTGGCAAGTCGCCGCACCTCGTCTTCCCCGACGCCGACCTCGACCAGGCGGCCACCGGGATCGTGGCGGGAGTCTTCGCGGCCGCCGGCCAGAGCTGCGTGGCAGGCAGTCGAGTGCTGGTCGCCCGCGCTCTGCATGACGAGCTCGCCCATCGGGTCGCGGAGCAGGCACGGGCGATCAGGGTCGGCGATCCGCTGGAGGCGACCACACAGGTGGGCCCGCTCGCGACGGAGCAGCAACGCGCGCGCGTCGAGGAGTACGTCGCGCTCGGCATCGCGGAGGGCGCGCGCGTCCTGACCGGTGGGGGGAGGGCGTCGGTACCCGGCCTCCCGGGCTACTTCGTGGAGCCGACGATCTTCGTCGGAGGCGACAACGCCATGCGGCTGTGCCAGGAGGAGATCTTCGGCCCGGTCGTCGCCTTCCTGCCCTTCGACTCCGAGGAGACGGCGGTCGCGCTGGCGAACAGCTCCCGGTACGGCCTGGCGGCCGGCGTCTGGACCGCGGAGCTGTCCCGGGCCCACCGGGTCGCCGCGCGCCTCGATGCCGGGACGGTCTGGATCAACAGCTATCGGTCGACCTCGCCGATGTCGCCCCGCTCGGGCTTCAAGGACAGCGGGATGGGCATCGAGCACAGCCGCCACGTGATGGCGGAGTACACCCGCCTGAAGAGCGTCTGGGTCGAGACGCGCGCGGGGCACGTCGATGATCCGTTCATCCTCCGGACATGA
- a CDS encoding ABC transporter ATP-binding protein, producing the protein MSEDAPALAIDRLDVRYGARTAVDDVSITVRGGELVAVVGESGCGKTSTAMAAVGLVRPAAGSIRVNGIDLVASRGRQRRELLRSIQLICQDPYEALDPRFTVEDVVNEPLLVHRVTRSAPERRSLVVAALERAGIPSAHSYLGRYPHQLSGGQLQRVAIASAIVLEPEVLIADEPVSMLDVSMRAGVLRLFADLRDAGIAIVMITHDLITAAQYADRVVVMYAGRVVEEGRPDVVLSSPLHPYTQALLAAVPDPERSRDTARPALPGEPPDLAALPSGCRFRPRCAAAIDACATIDPELAPSGGRPARGLHRVACIRADAARSETAASRGGGAVPAEADGTRRRLPVRSTEGPAS; encoded by the coding sequence GTGAGCGAGGATGCGCCGGCGTTGGCGATCGATCGACTCGATGTCCGCTACGGCGCACGCACGGCGGTGGACGACGTCTCCATCACCGTGCGCGGCGGCGAGCTGGTCGCTGTGGTCGGCGAGTCCGGATGCGGAAAGACATCCACCGCGATGGCGGCCGTCGGGCTGGTCAGACCGGCGGCCGGCTCGATCCGGGTGAACGGCATCGACCTGGTCGCCAGCCGGGGACGTCAGCGCCGGGAGCTGCTCCGGTCGATCCAGCTGATCTGTCAGGACCCCTACGAGGCGCTCGATCCCCGCTTCACCGTCGAGGACGTGGTGAACGAGCCGTTGCTGGTGCACCGGGTGACGAGGAGCGCGCCGGAGCGACGGAGCTTGGTCGTGGCCGCGTTGGAGCGAGCCGGGATCCCTTCCGCGCACAGCTATCTGGGGCGCTATCCCCACCAGTTGTCGGGCGGTCAGCTGCAGCGGGTCGCGATCGCCTCGGCGATCGTGCTCGAGCCGGAGGTCCTGATCGCGGACGAGCCCGTCTCCATGCTCGACGTCTCGATGCGGGCCGGCGTGCTGCGCCTGTTCGCGGACCTGCGGGATGCGGGGATCGCCATCGTGATGATCACCCACGACCTCATCACGGCTGCGCAGTATGCGGACCGGGTCGTGGTGATGTACGCCGGGCGCGTGGTCGAGGAAGGGCGTCCGGACGTCGTCCTCTCCTCGCCACTGCATCCCTACACGCAGGCGCTGCTGGCCGCCGTACCGGATCCGGAGCGCTCGCGGGACACGGCTCGCCCCGCGCTGCCCGGGGAGCCGCCGGACCTGGCTGCCCTGCCGTCCGGGTGCCGCTTCCGCCCGCGGTGCGCGGCGGCCATCGACGCCTGCGCCACGATCGACCCGGAGCTGGCCCCCTCCGGCGGGCGGCCGGCGCGTGGCCTCCATCGGGTGGCCTGCATCCGCGCCGACGCGGCTCGGAGCGAGACCGCGGCGAGCCGCGGCGGCGGTGCGGTGCCCGCTGAGGCGGACGGGACCCGGCGCCGGCTCCCGGTGCGCTCGACGGAAGGACCGGCGTCGTGA
- a CDS encoding ABC transporter ATP-binding protein — MSTTTTGCLDVRGLDVTLRSGAGRDLHLVRDVTFSVGSGERFGLIGESGCGKTTTLMALMGLLGADATVGGEVRIDGTEILGSGERDVRRRRWSEIAVVFQGAMNSLNPVVTIGRQIGEAARRGAGSGAGVRERVHSVLELVGLRTEVARRYPHELSGGMRQRVAIAMAVVCEPRVLLADEPTTALDVIVQAQVLTALENACAETGAALVLVSHDMGVIGEVCDRAAVMYGGQIVETGRIGTLLHEPAHPYTRLLIDASPRLSDPGRELASIPGAPPRPGVDQAGCSFAPRCPDRFGPCGSRGPALLPVATALQQARCHLHHPPTEEIP; from the coding sequence GTGAGTACCACGACGACCGGCTGCCTGGACGTGCGCGGTCTGGACGTGACCCTGCGGTCGGGTGCGGGACGCGACCTCCACCTGGTCCGCGATGTCACCTTCAGTGTGGGCAGCGGCGAGCGGTTCGGATTGATCGGCGAGTCCGGCTGCGGCAAGACCACGACGCTGATGGCGCTGATGGGCCTGCTCGGTGCCGACGCCACCGTGGGCGGCGAGGTCCGCATCGACGGCACGGAGATCCTCGGCTCGGGCGAGCGGGACGTGCGTCGCCGCCGGTGGAGCGAGATCGCCGTCGTCTTCCAGGGTGCGATGAACTCGCTCAACCCGGTGGTGACGATCGGCCGCCAGATCGGGGAGGCGGCCCGCCGTGGCGCCGGGTCGGGAGCAGGAGTGCGCGAGCGCGTGCACAGCGTTCTCGAGCTCGTCGGTCTGCGCACCGAGGTTGCGCGGCGCTACCCCCATGAGCTGTCCGGCGGCATGCGCCAGCGAGTGGCGATCGCGATGGCCGTCGTGTGCGAGCCGCGGGTGCTGCTCGCGGACGAGCCGACCACGGCACTGGATGTGATCGTGCAGGCGCAGGTCCTCACGGCCCTGGAGAACGCGTGTGCGGAGACCGGAGCCGCGCTGGTGCTGGTCTCCCATGACATGGGCGTCATCGGCGAGGTGTGCGACCGGGCAGCGGTGATGTACGGCGGCCAGATCGTCGAGACCGGACGGATCGGGACCTTGCTGCACGAGCCTGCTCATCCGTATACGCGGCTGCTGATCGACGCCAGTCCACGGCTGTCGGACCCCGGACGCGAGCTGGCCTCGATCCCAGGTGCACCGCCGCGACCCGGTGTGGACCAGGCGGGCTGCAGCTTCGCCCCACGTTGCCCCGATCGCTTCGGGCCGTGTGGTTCGCGTGGCCCTGCCCTGCTGCCCGTGGCGACTGCCCTGCAGCAGGCCCGATGCCATCTTCACCACCCCCCGACCGAGGAGATTCCGTGA
- a CDS encoding ABC transporter permease: MSAAVELLARRRRRTRRGRLSPGLVFSVTVLLVFTVGAVVAPALYPDGSGAQVGAPYATPSGAHLLGLDDAGADVGAELLWGARVSLLVGVLAGVMTVILGGVAGLVSGYFGGWFEAVLMRTTDFFLVIPVLPVMIVVAALYGTRLVNTIVIIALLSWPGTARVIRSQAKTVRQRLYVRRARAMGASHARTLIHHVLPQVAPLLGASTALAIGHAIFFEAALRFLGLADRDTTSWGQMIADSFERGAITAEAWWVLLPPGLAIGLVLLSTTVIGRRFEQRANPRLAVSHLGLRSFRRAAAAKEAS, translated from the coding sequence ATGAGCGCGGCGGTGGAGTTGCTGGCCCGGCGTCGGCGGCGGACCCGGCGCGGGCGGCTGTCCCCGGGACTCGTCTTCAGTGTCACCGTCCTGCTGGTCTTCACCGTCGGCGCCGTCGTGGCGCCGGCCCTGTACCCGGACGGATCGGGTGCCCAGGTCGGAGCGCCCTATGCGACCCCGTCCGGAGCACACCTCCTCGGCCTGGACGACGCCGGGGCCGATGTCGGGGCCGAGCTCCTCTGGGGTGCGCGGGTCTCCCTGCTCGTCGGCGTCCTCGCCGGCGTCATGACCGTGATCCTGGGAGGTGTGGCCGGGCTGGTCAGCGGCTACTTCGGTGGTTGGTTCGAGGCGGTACTGATGCGCACCACGGACTTCTTCCTGGTGATTCCCGTGCTCCCGGTGATGATCGTGGTCGCCGCTCTCTACGGCACCCGGCTGGTCAACACCATCGTGATCATCGCGCTGCTCTCCTGGCCGGGTACGGCGCGGGTGATCCGGTCCCAGGCCAAGACGGTGCGCCAGCGGCTCTACGTCCGCCGTGCCCGGGCGATGGGCGCCAGCCACGCACGGACCCTGATCCACCATGTCCTGCCCCAGGTTGCGCCGCTGCTCGGTGCGAGTACGGCGCTCGCGATCGGCCATGCGATCTTCTTCGAGGCCGCGCTGCGGTTCCTCGGCCTCGCTGACCGGGACACCACATCGTGGGGCCAGATGATCGCCGACTCCTTCGAGAGGGGAGCGATCACGGCCGAGGCATGGTGGGTCCTCCTGCCGCCGGGCCTGGCCATCGGCCTGGTGCTGCTCAGCACCACCGTCATCGGGCGGCGCTTCGAGCAGCGGGCCAACCCCCGACTCGCGGTCTCGCACCTCGGCCTGCGCTCCTTCCGCCGCGCTGCCGCAGCCAAGGAGGCATCGTGA
- a CDS encoding ABC transporter permease has protein sequence MASLRVIGRRLAGAGLLIWLAVTFDFFLFRLAPGNPVDQMSRIPQGSRQLQDQLTREFGLDQPMVVQYVRYLEQLSQGNLGVSFVNRQPVTDNLLDAIANTLPLVGLGLLIAIVLGIGLGILAGAYRGRPVDHGAVTFATFMYSLPPQWIGMVLLFLFAGTLPTGGMVDQFLIDPTPTQYLADLGRHLLLPALTLGLVMFGQYTLIMRSSMVETLSDDYVLTARAKGFRPRYVLRRHALRNALLPTVTLIGLSIGAMVGGAILIEVVFSWPGVGRTIYDSIVARDYPMMQGAFLVFTVSVVLFNLLADAAYSLLDPRVRRAGAAR, from the coding sequence GTGGCATCACTGCGCGTGATCGGCAGGCGGCTGGCCGGAGCCGGACTCCTGATCTGGCTGGCCGTGACGTTCGACTTCTTCCTGTTCCGTCTCGCGCCCGGCAACCCGGTCGACCAGATGAGTCGGATCCCTCAGGGCAGTCGACAGCTCCAGGACCAGCTGACCCGTGAGTTCGGACTCGACCAGCCGATGGTGGTGCAGTACGTGCGCTACCTCGAGCAGTTGTCCCAGGGGAACCTCGGTGTGTCCTTCGTGAACCGTCAGCCGGTCACCGACAACCTGCTCGACGCCATCGCCAACACCCTGCCGCTGGTCGGGCTCGGGCTACTGATCGCGATCGTGCTGGGGATCGGGCTCGGAATCCTCGCGGGCGCCTACCGGGGCCGGCCGGTGGATCACGGAGCGGTGACGTTCGCGACCTTCATGTACTCGCTGCCGCCGCAGTGGATCGGCATGGTCCTGCTCTTCCTGTTCGCCGGGACGCTGCCCACCGGCGGCATGGTCGACCAGTTCCTGATCGACCCGACCCCGACGCAGTACCTCGCCGACCTCGGTCGCCACCTCCTCCTGCCCGCGCTGACCCTGGGGCTGGTGATGTTCGGCCAGTACACCCTGATCATGCGCTCGTCGATGGTCGAGACGCTGAGCGACGACTACGTCCTCACTGCTCGCGCGAAGGGCTTCCGGCCGCGCTACGTCCTGCGTCGTCATGCGCTGCGCAACGCGCTCCTCCCGACGGTCACGCTGATCGGGCTGTCCATCGGGGCCATGGTGGGCGGGGCGATCCTGATCGAGGTGGTGTTCTCCTGGCCCGGCGTGGGGCGGACCATCTACGACTCGATCGTCGCGCGGGACTACCCGATGATGCAGGGCGCCTTCTTGGTGTTCACCGTCTCCGTCGTGCTGTTCAACCTGCTCGCGGATGCCGCCTACAGCCTGCTGGATCCGCGGGTCCGCCGGGCGGGGGCGGCTCGATGA